The nucleotide sequence TGCTAGGCGATCAATGTTTTCCCAACAGGGTAAAACGGTAGAATTTGACCTGGTTTCTAAAACTATTGCTAATTTATTGAGAAAATGGGCCGAGTAAGTTATTAGTTATTAGTCGTTAGTCATTCGTTGCCCTTGCCTTTTAATTGTTCGGTGTCACCAGGTCAACAAAACTTAGCACTACGCCCGTAATTCCTAGGGTACGATAAAAGAGGAGACTTAAAATTTAATAAATAAGAAATTGTCAACAAATCTGCTAAGACAATGGACACAAAAGGGTAGTTTGATTCAAAAAACTACATCTTACCTCAAAAATAGATAACTTAAGCTATCTCCTACTTAATAAAGACCTTGTAATGTAGGGAGAAATAAATAAGGCGTGAAACTCTTGCTGGTAGAAGATGACCAAAACCTTGCTGAGGTCATCAAAGGGGCACTTAAAAGTCAGCACTACCTTGTAGATCTAGCGACTGACGGACAAACAGGCTTAGAATTTGCCGAAATGTTTGAGTATGATTTAATCATGCTCGATCTAATGTTACCAAAACTTGATGGTATTCAATTTTGCCAACAGCGACGTAAACAAGGAGACCTTACACCCATTCTTCTGGTAACCGCCCAAGACGATGCCACATACAAAGTCAGGGCACTAGATGCAGGGGCAGACGATTACCTGGTCAAACCTTTTAATATACAAGAATTGTTAGCCCGAGTTCGTGCGTTATTACGTCGGGGGGGTTTGTCTTCAACTCCCCTTTTACAATGGGGACCGTTAGACCTTAATCCTAGTAGTTGTCAAGTGAGCTACCAAGGGCAACTCCTGCATCTAACAGCCAAAGAATATGGAATTTTAGAACTATTTTTAAGGAACCGGAACCGCATTTTTAGTCAAAGCGCCCTGATTGAACATCTTTGGTCTTTTGATGAATCCCCCACAGAAAATGCCGTTAGAACCCAAATTAAAAGCCTTAGACAAAAACTCAGAGGAGCCGGAGCTTCTCCTAATTTGATTGAAACCGTCTATGGACTCGGCTATCGACTCAATGGGACTATCCTTAACGCCGCACAAGCGGCATTAGAAGAAAACGACAAAGAAAGTGCGGAACTCGTTCGGCACCCCAACCTGATTAACAATTCAGGCACTTCCAATCTAGTTGATCAAACCATTAAATTACTCTGGAACCAACACCGAGAGGGATATTTTAATCGAGTAAAATTTATTGAACAAGTGGTTAATTCTAACCATCTAACCGATGGGAATGGAGTCAATAGACAACAAGCCATTACTGAAGCTCACACGCTAGTGGGTGCCCTTGGCAGTTTTGGATTTGAACAAGCTTCAGGAATTGCTCGTGAAATAGAACGAGTTTTAAAAATGGAGAGGGGGTCTAATCAAATAGACCGAGAAAATCTTTTAAAATTGGTGAAAACATTAAGACAAAAACTAGAGACAGACCAGAACAACGAAGAGACGAATTTAGATGTAAAAGCCTTAAGTTTTTGTCATCCTTATCAAAGAAAAGATTATCAATTGTTAATTGTCGATAACGATTTTGCCCTAGCTCAAGCCATAGCAACTCAGGCAAAAATATGGGGATTAAAATCTGAGATTGCTTGTAACTTATCTCAAGCCAAAAGAGCGATTGCCAGTTTTCAGCCTGATGTAATTTTGTTAGATCTGTTCTTTCCTGATACAGGAGAAAATGGGCTAGAACTATTACAAGAACTGAGCCAATTAATTCCTTCTATTCCTACCATTGTGTTGACGGCTCAAAATGATTTTTCATTTCGGGTGAAAGTGGCTCGTTTAGGGGGAGTAGGTTTTCTGCAAAAACCTCTTGCTCCTGAGCGCATTGTTGAAGCGATCGTCAAAGTGGTACAACCCGGTTGTCTACCCACAGCTAAACTGATGATTGTAGACGATGATCCCAACTTGTTAGAGATCACGCGAACTTATTTGGAACCTTGGGGCTTTACCCTGACATTACTCCAAGACCCGAAACAATTTTGGGAGACTTTAGAACAAACTAATCCAGACCTCCTAATTCTGGATGTTGAAATGCCAGAAATTAGCGGCATAGATTTGTGCCAGGTGGTGCGAAATGATCCCCATTGGCATGAGTTACCGGTGTTATTTCTTTCGGCTCATACTTCGGCTAAGGTAGTGCGTGAAGGATTTCAAGCCGGTGCAGATGATTATATTTATAAACCGATTGTTGATTCTGATTTGGTTAGCCGCATTCTTAACCGTTTAGAACGAGAACGCCAACGCCGCCAATTAGCTGATGTAGATAGTTTAACCGGTGTTGCCAGTCGGCGCAAATCTATTCAAGAAATCACTCGTATGCTGCATTTAGCACAACGCCAAAAACAGCCTTGTTGTTTTATTATTCTTAATATAGAGAATTTGTCACAGATTAATGAGCTATATGGTCATGCTGTTGGGGATCAGGTTTTGCGAGGTTTAGCAAAAATCTTACAGCAGACTTTTAGATATGAGGATATTATTGCCCGTTGGGGAAACGAAGAGTTTGTTCTTGGATTATATAATATTGATCTACAGGGGGGAATTACCCGAACCAGAGAGTTTTTAGCTCTTTGCTCAAACTCACTGTTTACTGATGCTTTAGATCACTGTTTTCAAGTTAAACTTACTGTGGGTGTTGCTGAGTATCCTCTTAATGGCCAGACTTTACAAAATTTATATCAAGCGGCGCAACAGGCGCTATACCAAGGGAAAGTCAAGGGAGGTTATGGCGTTTTTGGTACTGAAGAGTTTAGCCTGATTCTTTAAGAAATATTGGAAAACCAAGCCAAAATAGTATTTTCAGCGCACCTGGTTATTTCAACCATTTATAAATCCAAGGTTGTATTTTTAGCTCTACCACATAAGCTAATCCGATAATTAGCCCAACCTCGAGGATATATCCAAGCCAAACATGAGAAAAATATTGCTCTAAATGACTGTGTTTTAAAATCGGATAATGAAAAATATATAGTCCGTAAGAAATCGGTGCAATGAGCGCAAATACGGCTAAAAATTTTTCCATAAACCAAAATTTTTTTTGAAACACAATCAAGCCAAAACTTAACAATAAGAAAGCCGCAAAAAAATGTCTAAAAATTAAAAAGGGATAGTAGCCAAATCGAATTTCTTTAGTATATAAAACCGGCATCAATGACAAACTCAGCATCACCAACAAAGATAAAAAAATTGAGGTACAGTTTTGCCAGGTAAATTTTCCTTGACTCTTATAAATCTCCGCTAATTCTAATCCTGCCCACCAAATAATAAAGTAAGATAACCAGAGAGCAGGTTGATTAGGAATGAACTGGTAAACCCCTAAACTAATAATTGATAAAATCAATATAAAATAGATGCGATTGGAAGTTTTAGGTAACAATTTATAAGCGGGAAAAAAGAGTAAATAAAACCACCACTCATAGGATAAACTCCAAAGGGGATCATTCCCTAAAAAGGGTTTAACTAAAGTTCCAGGTTTCACTGAAGCAAAATCTTGTAGCATAAAAACATTGCCAAGAAAATTTTTCCAGCTAAATTTATCGGCTAAAGATCCATTTAAATAAAAAATCGTTATTGAAACCAGAAGGGCAATAAAAAAAGGTATATATATGCGACGAAATCTTTTAATTAAATAAGATTTAAAGCTTAAATTAGGACTCTGTTCAACCGACCAATAAATGACAAATCCACTGAGCAAGAAAAAAAGCATAACGGCTTCTTGCCCAAAGGAAAAACACAGGGTTTGGAGAGAATGAGGGAAAAACTTTAGCCCATCTATAAAATGAGCTAAAGCTACGTAAAAAGCCGCCGCTCCTCGGAGAGCATCAAGGTTTTTTAAATGGCTTTTGTTCGACATAAAGAACTACGGATATTTGGCAATTTAATCATCCATTTGCCAAGGTTCTAGAAGATTATTTTCATCAAAGATTTTCTTAGGTTTCATCACTAGAATCACTTGACCGAGTAAGGGAATATTTGGGTCTTCTTCAAACCATTGAAAGACTAAATTTCCCTCTTGTTCTATCAGGTAATAATTATTGACATCCCACTCAATTAAATTTCGCTCCACCACCACTAAAACCTCTTCGGCTTTTCCGGGTAAAGGTTTAGGCAATTGTTCGCTTGAACAGAGAATGGCTACCGGCTCTTGGGCTTTTAAAATCACTTGCCAGCCCGGAATAGGAACCATAGTCGCCTGATGATCTAAGCGGACGATTTGAAAAGGTCCTTCAGCCACAATCGGGGTGAGTGCCGCTAGAGCTTCCACCGTTAGCGGTAAAACTCCCACCAAGGGAATAATACGGGCTAATTCAGTTTCTTGTTCTAACCTATAGACTGGCATCAAAGGCGCAGTGCGAGTTGAAACCACCGTAAAATCAAGCAAGAGTTTTTCTAAAGCTTCTCTAGCACCCGAAGAGTAAGCAAACTTCAAACCTTTAGCAATTAAACGGGAACGAGCTTGAAGGTCTTTTTTTTGTCTAGCGGCTTTCCAACACTGATAAGCCATTGCATCTCCGGGATGTTTTTCAAACCCTGCCGGCAACTGGGGAAAGCGATCATAAGTTTGTACCGCTTTAGCTAACTCACGAGATTCATCGAGGTCTAATTTTTTTTCTCGGGCTAATTCTGCCACCGATGCTCGTTGTTGTTGGTTTAGAATACGAAATTCATATAAAATGTCGCTACGAGGGCCTTGATAATAGGTCAAGGTTTCTGCTGATACTTCCTCATTGAGGAGACTCTCATAAACCTGTGAGGCGACAATAATTAAATTTTGCTGACTGCCTTGAAAGCCAGTTTGTTCAAAAATAGTTTGGGAACTATATCCGGCTTTTTGTAAAGCATAGCAAGCTTTTCCCCAATCAACCCAGTTTCCTTGCTTATGGAGGAGCGAGCGCAGTAATTCGGCGGCTTCTTCTTCTTTGAGATTAGTGGAAGTTTCTTCAGGTTTTTCGTTCATTACCATCTAAAAATACGGTGTGGGGACTCCAGCTAGAGTGGTGAGTCTCATAGCTTTTCCGTTTACTACCTTTCTCAATCTTAGCATGATTGCCATCGCGCGATTCATCTGTAGAAATTAGGGTAACTTATAAAATTGATGATAAATCTTAAGCATTAATTAAAGGCTACACGATAAACTAGATAATAGCATCCATAGACTAGACCAGCAGGTTTCTCACAATTAAACTAAAATTATCTTTTAATGGCTAAACTACCGATTCATCATTCGAGTTCAACCCCTGCCCCCTCGCAACAACCCATGAAAAAACGAATACAATCTCGAGATAGTGCCCTTGGGTTAGTGTCCACCACAAGCTTTCCCGCTATTGTAGGAACGGCTGATATGATGCTCAAATCAGCAGAAGTGACCTTAGTGGGCTATGAAAAAATCGGTGGGGGTCACTGTACGGCTATTGTGCGAGGTCCCATTGCTGATGTCCGTTTAGCGGTAGAAGAAGGGGCAAAAAACCGCCGAACAGTTTGGCCAATTAATCTCTAAATTGGTGATTCCTCGCCCGATGCCCAATTTAGAGGCGATTTTTCCCATCGGAACTCGTCTAGCGGAAGTGGCCCAACAACAAAAGGGTTATAGCCGCTTGAGTAACCGGGCCATCGGTTTATTGGAAACACGCGGCTTTCCGGCCATGGTAGGGGCAGCCGATGCCATGTTAAAATCGGCTGATGTCCAATTAGCCTCTTATGAGACTATTGGGGATGGATTATGTACGGCTATTATTCGAGGGTCTATTGCTAATGTGGCGGTGGCCATCGAAGTAGGAATGCAGGAAGCTGAACGCATTGGCGAATTACACGCGGTAATGGTGATCCCCAGATTGTTAGAAGATTTAGAAAATACCCTACCAGTGGCCAGTTATTGGTTAGAACAACCTGAACCCTTACCGATGTTAATGCCTACCCCAGTTAAGGAAAAACAACGCGAGTTAGTCGCTTTGCCAGAATTAGAGAAAGTGCAATTTCCTATGAGGAAGAAAATTAAAGGAAAAGAAGAAATCCTATAAACCCGTGAACCGAGAGTTATGATTGAGCATATAGCAGAATTCAGGAGATAGTAACTAGATCTCTTTTCATGGAGAATGCCTATATAAATCCCTTAATTTATCTTTCTAACCTAGATGTTAGAAAAATTGTTTAGATATGGAAACTTCCCAAGAGAATTCTCCTATAAATGTTTATTGTGAATATCTTCAACAAAATTATCCTGCACTTAATTTAAATTCTTATCCACAATTGTTGACGGATGTAGAAAAGACCAACTGGGATGAACCCCAATCAGCAACAGATTTAAATAATATTGCTGTTATAACTTTAATTGAAGCAGAACAGGCCCAAGATTTATCAATTCGTTCTCTCTATTTAGAGACAGCAATAGAAGTTTTAAGGCAAGGGGTACAAGAAGAGTCTCATCCTCTGTGTGCGGCTCATATTGCTTTGATTAACGTGATGATAGGTGAAATTGAACAGGCCCGGAGGATAGCTTTTTCGTCTTTTTTGGAAATTATGCAACCTCTATATCAAGGAGAAAATTTGGGTCGTGGATTAGTCTATTTACCCAAGAAAAACCCCATTTTTGCTAATCTTTATACAAAAGAAATAGATAATTTATTACAAGCTCACGATGGCTATGCTCAAGCTTTATTATTGTTAACAGAAGTCCTGGTACAAGCTCAGTTAGTTTTTTATAATCTAAGCGGATTGCGGTTTCTTCAGTTAGGAACTCAAATTGCTCCTAATTCGGTGATTCGTAATCTTCAGTTAGGACTTTCTTGTTTAGCGAATAAACAATGGGAAGGATTATTATATTTACAAAGATCTAGGGAATTA is from Gloeothece verrucosa PCC 7822 and encodes:
- a CDS encoding response regulator gives rise to the protein MKLLLVEDDQNLAEVIKGALKSQHYLVDLATDGQTGLEFAEMFEYDLIMLDLMLPKLDGIQFCQQRRKQGDLTPILLVTAQDDATYKVRALDAGADDYLVKPFNIQELLARVRALLRRGGLSSTPLLQWGPLDLNPSSCQVSYQGQLLHLTAKEYGILELFLRNRNRIFSQSALIEHLWSFDESPTENAVRTQIKSLRQKLRGAGASPNLIETVYGLGYRLNGTILNAAQAALEENDKESAELVRHPNLINNSGTSNLVDQTIKLLWNQHREGYFNRVKFIEQVVNSNHLTDGNGVNRQQAITEAHTLVGALGSFGFEQASGIAREIERVLKMERGSNQIDRENLLKLVKTLRQKLETDQNNEETNLDVKALSFCHPYQRKDYQLLIVDNDFALAQAIATQAKIWGLKSEIACNLSQAKRAIASFQPDVILLDLFFPDTGENGLELLQELSQLIPSIPTIVLTAQNDFSFRVKVARLGGVGFLQKPLAPERIVEAIVKVVQPGCLPTAKLMIVDDDPNLLEITRTYLEPWGFTLTLLQDPKQFWETLEQTNPDLLILDVEMPEISGIDLCQVVRNDPHWHELPVLFLSAHTSAKVVREGFQAGADDYIYKPIVDSDLVSRILNRLERERQRRQLADVDSLTGVASRRKSIQEITRMLHLAQRQKQPCCFIILNIENLSQINELYGHAVGDQVLRGLAKILQQTFRYEDIIARWGNEEFVLGLYNIDLQGGITRTREFLALCSNSLFTDALDHCFQVKLTVGVAEYPLNGQTLQNLYQAAQQALYQGKVKGGYGVFGTEEFSLIL
- a CDS encoding acyltransferase family protein encodes the protein MSNKSHLKNLDALRGAAAFYVALAHFIDGLKFFPHSLQTLCFSFGQEAVMLFFLLSGFVIYWSVEQSPNLSFKSYLIKRFRRIYIPFFIALLVSITIFYLNGSLADKFSWKNFLGNVFMLQDFASVKPGTLVKPFLGNDPLWSLSYEWWFYLLFFPAYKLLPKTSNRIYFILILSIISLGVYQFIPNQPALWLSYFIIWWAGLELAEIYKSQGKFTWQNCTSIFLSLLVMLSLSLMPVLYTKEIRFGYYPFLIFRHFFAAFLLLSFGLIVFQKKFWFMEKFLAVFALIAPISYGLYIFHYPILKHSHLEQYFSHVWLGYILEVGLIIGLAYVVELKIQPWIYKWLK
- a CDS encoding RuBisCO accumulation factor 1, giving the protein MNEKPEETSTNLKEEEAAELLRSLLHKQGNWVDWGKACYALQKAGYSSQTIFEQTGFQGSQQNLIIVASQVYESLLNEEVSAETLTYYQGPRSDILYEFRILNQQQRASVAELAREKKLDLDESRELAKAVQTYDRFPQLPAGFEKHPGDAMAYQCWKAARQKKDLQARSRLIAKGLKFAYSSGAREALEKLLLDFTVVSTRTAPLMPVYRLEQETELARIIPLVGVLPLTVEALAALTPIVAEGPFQIVRLDHQATMVPIPGWQVILKAQEPVAILCSSEQLPKPLPGKAEEVLVVVERNLIEWDVNNYYLIEQEGNLVFQWFEEDPNIPLLGQVILVMKPKKIFDENNLLEPWQMDD